One genomic segment of Hydrocarboniclastica marina includes these proteins:
- a CDS encoding helix-turn-helix transcriptional regulator: MRYLSSFNRRLRHLRDVQSLSENDVAHMCQVDENLIRCWETTDAAQRCYPTIDQLLTLCFRTRTPLERLLDGDALAAEGQLELPGLCEDTGDLTSSVDELQREVTARMPSSEEMLLLKRFRATDPENRRLIIELLA, translated from the coding sequence ATGCGCTACCTGTCCTCTTTCAACCGTCGCCTTCGCCACCTCAGAGACGTTCAAAGCCTCAGCGAGAATGACGTTGCGCATATGTGCCAGGTTGACGAAAACCTGATTCGCTGCTGGGAGACGACCGATGCGGCCCAGCGCTGCTACCCGACTATTGACCAGTTGCTGACGCTCTGTTTTCGAACTCGAACACCACTTGAGCGATTGCTCGACGGCGACGCGCTGGCGGCGGAAGGACAGCTGGAGCTGCCGGGGCTTTGCGAGGATACAGGAGATCTAACGTCCAGTGTTGATGAGCTACAGCGGGAAGTGACCGCGCGGATGCCCTCCAGCGAAGAGATGCTTTTGCTCAAGCGATTCCGCGCGACTGATCCTGAGAACCGTCGCTTGATCATTGAGCTTTTGGCCTGA